A single region of the Fusarium fujikuroi IMI 58289 draft genome, chromosome FFUJ_chr05 genome encodes:
- a CDS encoding probable protein phosphatase 2C: MGQTLSEPVVEKTSEKGEDERLIYGVSAMQGWRISMEDAHTAVLDLDSAKSHSSKLSFFGVFDGHGGDKVALFTGQNIHNIIFKQETFKSGDYAQGLKDGFLATDRAILNDPKYEEEVSGCTACVSLIAGNKLYVANAGDSRGVLGIKGRAKPLSQDHKPQLENEKNRITAAGGFVDFGRVNGNLALSRAIGDFEFKKSAELSPENQIVTAYPDVEQHDLTDEDEFLVIACDGIWDCQSSQAVVEFVRRGIAAKQELDKICENMMDNCLASNSETGGVGCDNMTMVIIGFLNGKTKEEWYEEIARRVANGDGPCAPPEYAEFRGPGVHHNFEDSDSGYEMDPENKGRSFGVGGYRGRIIFLGDGTEVLTDSDDTEMFDNADEDKDLASQVTKNPSSAEKDTAPVTAPGAAAAADNASADTKPADATVTKPTDKDAAEEVKKEASAQEIKKEE, encoded by the exons ATGGGTCAGACTCTATCGGAGCCCGTTGTCGAAAAG ACTTCGGAGAAGGGTGAGGATGAGCGCCTCATCTACGGTGTTTCGGCCATGCAAGGCTGGCGCATTAGTATGGAGGATGCTCACACCGCAGTACTCGACCTCGACTCAGCCAAGTCTCACTCCAGCAAGCTGTCCTTCTTCGGTGTTTTCGACGGACACGGTGGTGACAAGGTGGCACTATTTACCGGCCAAAACATTCACAACATTATCTTCAAGCAGGAGACCTTCAAGTCTGGTGACTATGCTCAGGGTCTGAAGGACGGTTTCCTCGCGACCGATCGCGCTATTCTCAACG ACCCAAAGTACGAAGAAGAGGTTTCCGGTTGCACAGCCTGTGTCAGCTTGATCGCTGGCAACAAGCTCTATGTT GCCAACGCTGGTGATTCGAGAGGTGTTCTTGGTATCAAGGGTCGTGCCAAGCCTTTATCTCAGGACCACAAGCCCCAACTCGAGA ACGAAAAGAACCGAATCACAGCTGCCGGTGGCTTTGTCGACTTCGGCCGAGTGAACGGAAACCTCGCCCTCTCGCGTGCTATTGGTGATTTTGAATTCAAGAAGAGTGCTGAGTTGTCCCCCGAGAACCAAATTGTCACAGCCTACCCCGATGTTGAGCAACATGATCTtacagatgaggatgaattCCTGGTTATCGCTTGTGATG GTATCTGGGATTGCCAATCCTCTCAAGCCGTGGTTGAGTTCGTCCGACGAGGCATCGCTGCCAAGCAGGAGCTCGACAAGATTTGTGAGAACATGATGGACAACTGTCTTGCCTCCAACTCCGAGACCGGTGGCGTTGGCTGCGACAATATGACCATGGTCATCATCGGCTTCCTCAACGGAAAAACCAAGGAAGAGTGGTACGAGGAGATCGCCCGCCGGGTCGCCAACGGAGATGGCCCATGTGCTCCTCCCGAGTACG CCGAATTCCGAGGACCTGGAGTCCACCACAACTTTGAGGATAGCGACAGTGGCTATGAGATGGATCCTGAAAACAAGGGACGAAGCTTTGGAGTTGGTGGGTACCGAGGCCGGATCATTTTCCTCGGCGATGGCACTGAGGTTCTCACGGATTCAGATGATACAGAAATGTTTGACAACGCCGACGAAGACAAAGACCTCGCCAGCCAGGTCACCAAAAACCCGTCATCCGCCGAGAAGGACACCGCTCCTGTAACTGCCCCTggcgccgccgccgccgccgatAACGCTTCCGCCGATACGAAACCCGCCGATGCAACCGTTACGAAGCCTACCGACAAGGACGCAGCGGAGGAagtgaagaaggaggccaGTGCCCAGGaaatcaagaaggaagaataG